A stretch of Candidatus Symbiobacter mobilis CR DNA encodes these proteins:
- the lon gene encoding endopeptidase La, whose amino-acid sequence MSGSTTSSLNPQDLPLLPLRDVVVFPHMVIPLFVGRTKSITALEAAASADRRIMLVAQKAAAKDDPMVSDMFDVGCISVILQTLKLPDGTVKVLVEGQQRARVEYIEEAESHFRAMVVPMIGDQTAEDDDAPKALTSEVEALRRAVMQQFEQYVKLNKKIPPEILLSISGIEDPGRMADTITAHLPLKLDDKQAILSLSAVRDRLEKLFGQIEREVEILNVDKKIRGRVKRQLEKNQRDFYLNEQVKAIQKELGEGEDGADINELEKKIQAAKMPKDALEKVQSELRKLKLMSPMAAEATVVRNYIDVLAGLPWSSVTKIKHNLTNAENVLNEDHYGLDKVKDRILEYLAVQQRVDKVKAPILCLVGPPGVGKTSLGQSIAKATGRKYVRMALGGVRDEAEIRGHRRTYIGAMPGKVLQNLSKVGTRNPLFLLDEIDKLGADFRGDPSSALLEVLDPEQNSKFADHYVEVDFDLSDVMFVATSNSMNIPAALLDRMEVIRLSGYTEDEKVNIAVRYLLPKQRKNNGVAVEELNITEDAIRDIVRYYTREAGVRSLERELSKVCRKVVKGLQLKKMKPQVVVQSANLHEFLGVRKYSFGRAEMKNQIGQVVGLAWTEAGGDLLNIEVATMPGKGTIIRTGSLGDVMKESVEAARTVVRSRAMRLGIAEEVFEKKDIHIHVPDGATPKDGPSAGVAMTVAIVSAMTGIPARCDVAMTGEITLRGEVTSIGGLKEKLLAALRGGVKTVLIPEENSKDLQDIPDNVKNGLDIVPVRWIDKVLEVALESVPVALEPEDPLLVVVPTGGVSTSVATCEALKH is encoded by the coding sequence ATGTCTGGATCTACCACTTCCTCTTTGAATCCACAGGACTTGCCGCTGTTGCCGCTGCGCGATGTGGTTGTCTTTCCCCACATGGTCATCCCCCTGTTCGTGGGGCGTACCAAAAGCATCACTGCGCTGGAAGCTGCTGCGTCTGCGGATCGGCGCATCATGCTGGTTGCACAGAAGGCTGCCGCCAAAGACGACCCGATGGTGTCGGATATGTTCGATGTCGGGTGCATTTCCGTCATCCTCCAGACGCTGAAACTGCCGGACGGTACCGTCAAGGTGCTTGTCGAAGGTCAGCAGCGTGCGCGAGTCGAATACATTGAGGAAGCCGAATCCCACTTTCGCGCCATGGTCGTTCCCATGATTGGGGACCAGACAGCGGAAGACGACGACGCCCCGAAGGCGTTGACCAGCGAAGTCGAAGCCCTGCGGCGCGCCGTGATGCAGCAGTTCGAACAGTACGTCAAGCTCAACAAGAAGATTCCGCCGGAGATCCTGCTGTCGATTTCGGGCATCGAAGACCCCGGCCGGATGGCGGATACGATCACTGCGCACTTGCCCCTCAAACTCGACGACAAGCAGGCGATCCTGTCGCTGTCTGCGGTGCGTGACCGGCTGGAAAAGCTCTTTGGGCAGATCGAGCGTGAAGTCGAAATCCTTAACGTCGACAAGAAGATTCGGGGCCGGGTCAAACGCCAGCTCGAAAAGAACCAGCGCGATTTCTACCTCAACGAACAGGTCAAGGCCATCCAGAAAGAACTGGGCGAGGGCGAAGACGGCGCGGACATCAACGAGCTGGAAAAGAAGATCCAGGCAGCAAAGATGCCCAAGGACGCCCTCGAAAAGGTGCAGTCCGAGCTGCGCAAGCTCAAGCTGATGTCGCCGATGGCCGCAGAAGCCACGGTGGTGCGTAACTACATCGACGTCCTCGCTGGGCTGCCCTGGTCGAGCGTGACCAAGATCAAGCACAACCTGACCAATGCCGAAAACGTTCTGAACGAGGATCACTACGGTCTCGACAAGGTCAAAGACCGCATCCTCGAATACCTAGCCGTGCAGCAGCGGGTGGATAAGGTCAAGGCGCCCATCCTGTGCCTCGTCGGCCCTCCGGGGGTCGGCAAGACTTCCTTGGGGCAGTCCATCGCCAAAGCCACTGGCCGCAAGTACGTGCGCATGGCGCTGGGCGGGGTGCGCGACGAGGCCGAAATTCGCGGGCATCGTCGGACGTACATTGGCGCCATGCCGGGCAAGGTGCTCCAGAACCTGAGCAAGGTGGGCACGCGCAACCCGCTGTTTCTGCTCGACGAAATCGACAAGCTGGGCGCGGACTTTCGTGGTGATCCTTCCAGTGCTTTGCTGGAAGTGCTCGACCCCGAGCAAAACAGCAAGTTCGCCGACCACTACGTCGAGGTCGATTTCGACCTCAGCGACGTGATGTTCGTCGCCACGTCCAACTCGATGAACATCCCCGCTGCGCTGCTCGACCGGATGGAGGTGATCCGCCTGTCGGGCTACACCGAAGATGAGAAGGTCAACATCGCCGTGCGGTACCTGCTCCCCAAGCAGCGCAAGAACAACGGCGTGGCCGTCGAAGAGCTGAACATCACCGAAGATGCCATCCGTGACATCGTCCGCTACTACACGCGGGAAGCCGGGGTTCGTTCGCTGGAGCGCGAGTTGTCCAAGGTCTGCCGGAAGGTGGTCAAGGGCTTGCAGCTCAAGAAGATGAAGCCGCAGGTCGTCGTCCAGTCCGCCAATCTGCACGAGTTCCTCGGCGTGCGCAAATACTCCTTTGGCCGTGCTGAAATGAAAAATCAGATCGGCCAGGTCGTCGGGCTGGCATGGACGGAAGCGGGTGGCGACCTGCTCAATATCGAGGTTGCGACGATGCCGGGCAAGGGCACGATCATCCGCACCGGTTCGCTGGGAGATGTGATGAAGGAATCCGTCGAGGCCGCGCGAACTGTCGTGCGCAGCCGGGCGATGCGCCTCGGGATCGCGGAGGAAGTCTTTGAAAAGAAAGACATCCACATCCACGTTCCCGATGGAGCGACGCCCAAGGATGGCCCTAGCGCTGGCGTGGCCATGACGGTAGCCATCGTCTCCGCGATGACCGGCATCCCGGCGCGCTGCGATGTCGCCATGACGGGGGAAATCACCCTGCGCGGCGAAGTCACGTCGATTGGCGGGCTGAAGGAAAAACTACTGGCCGCTTTGCGCGGTGGGGTCAAAACGGTGCTGATCCCCGAGGAAAACTCGAAGGATCTGCAAGACATCCCGGACAACGTCAAAAACGGGCTGGACATCGTTCCCGTGCGTTGGATCGACAAAGTGCTGGAAGTCGCCCTGGAAAGCGTCCCGGTGGCTTTGGAGCCAGAAGACCCACTGCTCGTTGTCGTTCCCACCGGGGGGGTATCTACCTCGGTAGCGACCTGCGAAGCGCTCAAGCACTAG
- a CDS encoding PilZ domain-containing protein yields MSQIDDTAQSHAMRPSVVQLLLRDKASLYEAYIPLFAHGGLFIPTDRDYRLGDVIYVLVTLPEEMYRHPIAGRIAWVTPANAPAHRTQGVGMVLPDDEKGEAVRKKIEELLHTHLPIGKPTQTV; encoded by the coding sequence ATGTCTCAAATCGATGACACCGCACAGTCCCACGCGATGCGCCCCAGCGTGGTGCAGCTTCTCTTGCGAGACAAGGCTTCGCTCTACGAGGCATACATCCCGTTGTTTGCCCATGGCGGGTTGTTCATCCCCACTGATCGCGACTACCGGCTTGGGGACGTCATCTACGTGCTGGTCACTCTGCCCGAGGAAATGTATCGTCATCCCATTGCCGGGCGGATAGCGTGGGTGACGCCAGCCAATGCCCCTGCGCATCGGACACAAGGGGTAGGGATGGTGTTGCCCGACGACGAAAAGGGCGAAGCGGTCCGCAAGAAAATCGAAGAGCTGCTACATACCCATCTGCCCATTGGCAAACCAACCCAGACGGTATAA
- a CDS encoding TatD family hydrolase codes for MYCDSHCHLDFPELLPRLAWIRDAMRTANVGRALCVATKLEGFETVYRLASECEELWCTVGVHPDYEDVEEPFLDTLVRLGSRERVVGVGETGLDYSRLGNRSVEQMQWQRDRFCVHIRAARSLGKPLVVHMRSATDDTLRLLQGEGEDGSAGCAGGVFHCFTETADIARKVLDMGFHISLSGILTFKNAVILREVAAMVPLDRVLIETDSPYLAPVPHRGKVNDPSLVCWVGAELARIKGIDESIVAEHTTRNFERLFLRGAATSTASSAASISASSVAPGHA; via the coding sequence ATGTACTGCGACTCCCACTGTCACCTGGACTTTCCGGAATTGTTGCCACGGCTGGCGTGGATTCGCGACGCCATGCGCACAGCGAACGTGGGCCGTGCGTTGTGCGTCGCCACCAAGCTCGAAGGCTTCGAGACCGTCTACCGGCTGGCCTCGGAATGCGAAGAGCTGTGGTGTACTGTCGGCGTTCACCCCGACTACGAGGACGTGGAAGAACCTTTCCTCGACACGTTGGTCCGTTTGGGGTCGCGAGAGCGGGTTGTCGGCGTGGGGGAGACGGGATTGGACTATTCCCGGCTCGGCAACCGCAGCGTGGAGCAGATGCAATGGCAGCGGGATCGGTTCTGTGTCCACATCCGCGCCGCACGCAGCCTGGGCAAGCCATTGGTCGTACACATGCGGTCGGCTACCGACGACACGCTGCGCCTGCTGCAAGGGGAGGGGGAAGACGGCTCGGCTGGATGCGCGGGCGGGGTGTTCCACTGCTTTACAGAGACCGCAGATATTGCCCGCAAGGTGCTGGATATGGGGTTCCACATTTCGTTGTCGGGCATCCTGACGTTCAAAAATGCCGTCATCCTGCGTGAGGTGGCGGCGATGGTTCCGCTCGACCGCGTGTTGATCGAGACCGACAGCCCATATCTGGCCCCGGTTCCGCATCGGGGCAAGGTCAACGATCCTTCACTGGTCTGCTGGGTAGGGGCAGAGCTGGCGCGCATCAAGGGGATCGATGAAAGCATCGTCGCCGAGCACACCACGCGCAATTTTGAGCGGCTCTTTCTTCGCGGTGCTGCTACATCGACAGCATCTTCCGCAGCATCTATCTCTGCATCCTCTGTGGCCCCTGGCCATGCGTGA
- a CDS encoding ankyrin repeat domain-containing protein, with the protein MRSGFTKQRFLRRMGCLLRQALLGWVYVALALGSVAWAGSYEDYFRAIGIDDESTVRELLERGFDPNTVDAMGHNGLILAFRGSAAKVAEVLLTWPTVRVDQRNAKDETALMYAAMQGNVAWCATLLARGAAVHKPGWTPLHYAATRGHVDVIRLLLSEGARINAVSPNGTTPLMMAAYYGTTDAVRALLAAGAKVAMRNEQGLDAHDFAERAGNRASMALLRPGRASVGGN; encoded by the coding sequence ATGCGATCTGGGTTCACGAAGCAACGTTTCTTGCGTCGCATGGGGTGCCTGCTCCGACAAGCGTTGCTGGGCTGGGTGTACGTGGCGCTGGCGCTGGGCAGTGTGGCGTGGGCGGGTTCGTACGAAGACTATTTCCGCGCCATTGGCATTGATGACGAGTCCACGGTCAGGGAACTGTTGGAACGCGGGTTCGACCCCAACACCGTCGATGCCATGGGCCATAACGGCCTGATCCTGGCGTTCCGGGGGAGCGCCGCCAAGGTGGCCGAGGTATTGCTGACTTGGCCCACCGTTCGCGTAGACCAACGCAACGCCAAGGACGAAACCGCGCTGATGTATGCCGCCATGCAGGGCAACGTCGCCTGGTGCGCCACCTTGCTTGCACGCGGGGCAGCGGTTCACAAGCCGGGCTGGACTCCCTTGCACTACGCCGCAACCCGTGGGCACGTCGACGTGATACGCCTGCTGTTGTCCGAAGGAGCACGCATCAATGCAGTGTCCCCCAATGGCACGACCCCGCTGATGATGGCCGCGTACTACGGAACGACCGACGCTGTGCGCGCCTTGCTCGCAGCCGGCGCCAAGGTTGCGATGCGCAACGAACAAGGGTTGGACGCCCATGACTTTGCCGAACGCGCCGGAAACCGCGCATCGATGGCATTGCTGCGCCCCGGTCGCGCCAGCGTTGGCGGCAACTAA
- the phoR gene encoding phosphate regulon sensor histidine kinase PhoR: protein MLARPLSLLALQMLGAFAGWWAGHWLGREHCAWWGGWFATMVWVVVDTVRARNVIDRLRAGRGLIHANPAQGSGPGGMWGDVLDRIVRCLRVQEQEIAECQSRLEHFLAAFQASPNGVVLLDVQQRIDWCNQRACVHFGLDAQRDIGQAISHLVRDPEFLTFLTDAHSGRELVMPARAQASQHPISLSVQAYPYAQGKWLLLSRDVTTDRRSQAMRREFLANVAHEIRTPLTVLSGFVETLQTLEPNKAERQRCLVWMEKQTLRMRHLVEDLLVLSSLEEQSVPTTRTRNDVRSLLDQVVADAHALSAGMGEEGKEAHQIDCIASAPVYLEGNTQELLSAMGNLVGNAVRYTPAGGSITVSAVLQDDGTLEFAVRDTGYGIAAEHIPRLTERFYRVDRGRSRSQGGTGLGLAIVAQIAHRHGATLGIDSTVGKGSTFKLVFPANLVYRGQDFHRSYNV, encoded by the coding sequence ATGCTGGCACGCCCTCTGTCGCTGCTGGCCTTGCAGATGCTCGGCGCCTTCGCTGGCTGGTGGGCAGGGCACTGGCTGGGACGGGAACACTGCGCATGGTGGGGGGGATGGTTCGCGACGATGGTCTGGGTCGTCGTCGATACCGTACGGGCACGCAACGTCATCGACAGGCTACGTGCGGGCCGTGGGCTGATCCATGCCAACCCTGCGCAAGGGTCTGGCCCCGGTGGCATGTGGGGGGATGTGCTCGACCGTATCGTTCGCTGCCTGCGCGTGCAGGAGCAAGAGATCGCGGAATGCCAAAGCAGGCTCGAACACTTCTTGGCGGCATTTCAGGCATCGCCGAACGGCGTGGTGTTGCTGGACGTACAACAGCGTATCGATTGGTGCAACCAAAGGGCCTGCGTGCATTTCGGGCTAGACGCCCAACGCGACATCGGGCAGGCCATTTCGCATCTGGTGCGCGACCCCGAATTCCTCACTTTTCTGACGGATGCGCACAGTGGCCGGGAGCTGGTCATGCCTGCACGTGCACAGGCATCGCAACACCCCATTTCGTTGTCGGTGCAGGCGTACCCGTATGCGCAAGGCAAGTGGCTGCTGCTTTCCAGGGACGTGACCACCGACCGGCGTTCCCAAGCCATGCGGCGGGAGTTTCTGGCCAACGTCGCCCACGAGATTCGTACCCCGTTGACCGTGCTATCCGGTTTTGTCGAAACCCTGCAAACGCTGGAGCCTAACAAGGCAGAGCGCCAGCGTTGCCTGGTCTGGATGGAAAAACAGACGCTACGCATGCGCCATCTCGTCGAAGATTTGCTGGTGCTATCCAGTCTGGAAGAGCAGTCCGTTCCCACCACCCGCACCCGCAACGACGTACGCAGCTTGCTCGACCAAGTCGTGGCGGATGCCCATGCCTTGTCCGCAGGGATGGGGGAAGAAGGCAAGGAGGCGCACCAGATCGACTGCATTGCCTCGGCCCCGGTGTACCTGGAGGGAAATACGCAAGAGCTGCTGAGCGCGATGGGGAACCTTGTTGGCAACGCCGTGCGCTACACCCCGGCGGGGGGCAGCATCACCGTTAGTGCAGTATTGCAAGACGACGGAACCCTGGAGTTTGCGGTGCGCGATACCGGCTATGGCATCGCTGCAGAGCATATTCCCCGGCTGACTGAGCGCTTCTACCGGGTTGATCGCGGACGTTCCCGTTCCCAGGGCGGAACCGGCTTGGGCCTAGCCATCGTCGCCCAAATCGCCCACCGACACGGCGCTACCTTGGGCATCGACAGCACCGTGGGGAAAGGCTCGACCTTCAAGTTGGTGTTTCCGGCCAACCTGGTTTACCGTGGTCAAGACTTCCATCGCTCCTACAACGTATAG
- a CDS encoding response regulator, giving the protein MKAAPSILLVEDEEAIAELLGVHLRHAGYRAVWARDGACAQARIEEAVPDAILLDWMLPGDSGLTWARRWRAQPRTRSVPILMLTARGEEADKVMGLDAGADDYIAKPFSMRELLARVRAVLRRAAPDDEEVRVVQGALLVDMAAHQATFEGRPMQLGPTEFRLLAHLAAHPGRAHSRASLLEHVWEGRRHLEERTVDVHIMRLREALGTHGAAMIETVRGVGYRFIGAQSSAS; this is encoded by the coding sequence ATGAAAGCTGCTCCCAGCATTCTGCTCGTCGAAGACGAAGAAGCCATCGCGGAACTGCTGGGCGTGCATTTGCGCCACGCAGGCTACCGCGCCGTCTGGGCGCGCGATGGGGCTTGCGCGCAGGCACGCATCGAAGAAGCCGTGCCCGACGCCATCCTGCTGGATTGGATGCTCCCCGGTGATTCCGGCCTGACTTGGGCGCGACGCTGGAGGGCGCAGCCCCGCACGCGCTCGGTTCCCATTCTGATGTTGACCGCACGCGGCGAGGAAGCCGACAAGGTGATGGGGCTGGACGCTGGGGCGGATGACTACATCGCCAAACCTTTTTCGATGCGGGAATTGCTGGCCCGGGTGCGCGCCGTCTTGCGCAGGGCTGCGCCGGACGACGAGGAAGTCCGTGTCGTCCAGGGTGCGCTGCTCGTCGATATGGCAGCGCACCAAGCGACCTTCGAGGGACGCCCCATGCAGCTTGGCCCCACCGAGTTCCGCCTGTTGGCGCACCTTGCCGCCCACCCCGGGCGTGCGCATTCCCGCGCAAGCCTGCTGGAACACGTGTGGGAAGGGCGTCGCCATTTGGAGGAACGCACGGTTGATGTCCACATCATGCGGCTACGGGAGGCGCTGGGCACCCACGGCGCGGCGATGATCGAAACCGTGCGCGGGGTGGGGTACCGGTTCATCGGCGCGCAATCGTCTGCTTCCTGA
- the phoU gene encoding phosphate signaling complex protein PhoU, with protein sequence MGDKHLSTQFDSELRILSGKMMELGGLVEAQVRQAVGGLTRAEAPAGEDVLAIEIRVNAMEVDIDRDIANVIARRQPIARDLRLLMGISKATANLERVGDEAVKIARILRSMPLPEPGCCVLPSPEVQQEAHLALGLLRKALDAFARLDIASAVAILEEDAAIDREFDALMRSLVTCMTQNPTVVPSGLDLLFVAKAIERVGDHAKNVAELVIYIVKGADVRHTPFDRVRSAMR encoded by the coding sequence ATGGGCGACAAACACCTTTCCACGCAGTTCGATAGTGAACTCCGCATCTTGTCGGGAAAAATGATGGAACTCGGCGGCCTTGTCGAGGCCCAGGTTCGGCAAGCCGTGGGTGGGCTGACCCGGGCAGAGGCCCCTGCGGGGGAAGACGTGCTTGCCATTGAGATCCGGGTCAATGCGATGGAAGTCGACATCGACCGCGATATTGCCAATGTCATCGCCCGCAGGCAGCCCATTGCCCGGGATCTGCGCTTGCTGATGGGCATTTCCAAAGCCACCGCCAACCTGGAACGTGTGGGTGACGAAGCCGTCAAGATCGCACGCATCCTGCGTTCCATGCCCTTGCCGGAACCGGGGTGCTGTGTCTTGCCTTCTCCGGAAGTGCAGCAGGAAGCCCATTTAGCCCTGGGGTTGTTGCGCAAGGCCCTGGACGCCTTTGCCCGGCTCGACATCGCGAGTGCGGTAGCCATCCTCGAAGAAGACGCGGCCATAGACCGCGAGTTCGACGCACTGATGCGCTCGCTCGTGACCTGCATGACGCAGAACCCTACGGTCGTTCCGTCCGGGCTTGATCTACTCTTCGTCGCCAAGGCTATCGAGCGCGTAGGCGACCATGCCAAGAACGTCGCAGAACTGGTGATCTACATCGTCAAGGGTGCGGATGTGCGCCATACGCCATTCGACCGTGTTCGTTCCGCGATGCGATGA
- the pstB gene encoding phosphate ABC transporter ATP-binding protein PstB has translation MTSTSPSDSTPMVKISVRNLDFHYGRFHALKNISLDIPANQVTAFIGPSGCGKSTLLRVFNRMYELYPKQRVSGEVLLDGEDLLTSRQDVALLRARVGMVFQKPTPFPMSIFENIAFGVRLFESLRTAEMEDRVEWALRKAALWPEVKDKLHQSGASLSGGQQQRLCIARAIAVQPEVLLLDEPCSALDPISTAKIEELITELKKDYTVVIVTHNMQQAARCSDNTAYMYLGDLIEYGTTEQIFFKPARQETEFYITGRVG, from the coding sequence ATGACTTCGACATCTCCATCCGATTCCACGCCGATGGTCAAAATTTCCGTGCGGAACCTCGATTTCCATTACGGCCGCTTTCACGCGCTGAAAAATATCAGCCTGGACATTCCTGCCAACCAGGTTACCGCCTTCATCGGGCCTTCGGGCTGCGGCAAGTCCACCCTGCTTCGGGTCTTCAACCGCATGTACGAGCTGTACCCCAAACAGCGCGTGTCGGGCGAAGTGCTGCTGGATGGGGAAGACCTGCTGACATCCCGCCAAGATGTGGCGCTGCTGCGCGCTCGGGTGGGGATGGTGTTCCAGAAGCCCACCCCATTCCCGATGTCGATCTTCGAGAACATCGCTTTCGGAGTGCGGTTATTCGAATCGCTGCGCACGGCAGAGATGGAAGATCGGGTCGAATGGGCACTGCGCAAGGCAGCCCTCTGGCCGGAAGTCAAGGACAAGCTGCACCAAAGCGGGGCCAGCCTTTCCGGTGGGCAGCAACAGCGCTTGTGCATTGCACGCGCCATCGCCGTACAGCCCGAGGTATTGCTGCTCGACGAACCTTGTTCGGCGCTCGACCCCATTTCGACAGCCAAGATCGAAGAGCTCATCACCGAGCTGAAAAAAGACTACACCGTCGTCATCGTCACGCACAACATGCAACAAGCCGCCCGCTGTAGCGACAACACCGCTTACATGTACCTGGGCGACCTGATCGAGTACGGCACCACCGAGCAGATATTTTTCAAGCCTGCCCGGCAGGAGACAGAGTTCTACATCACAGGGCGGGTAGGGTAG
- the pstA gene encoding phosphate ABC transporter permease PstA, translating into MKLARKDTTQQREQRHARRKRTNALALGASMFAMAFGLVWLGWILFETLHWGLAGLHADTFLLDTPAPNEEGGLRNAITGSLVMVGLATFVGSPIGILTGIFLAEFDGRLAAVTRFVNDILLSAPSIVVGLFVYAVVVAPTHTFSAYAGGVALALLVIPVVTRTTENMLRLVPNGLREAAYALGCPKWKMVWGVAMRAARAGVVTGVLLAVARISGETAPLLFTALSHQFSSWNLGAPMASLPVTIFKFAMSPYENWRELAWAGVFLITMVVLGLNIIARIWVRSRA; encoded by the coding sequence GTGAAGTTGGCCCGTAAAGACACCACCCAACAGAGGGAGCAACGCCATGCGCGGCGCAAGCGCACCAATGCCCTCGCCTTGGGAGCGTCGATGTTTGCCATGGCCTTTGGGCTGGTGTGGCTGGGCTGGATCCTCTTCGAGACCTTGCATTGGGGGCTGGCCGGTCTGCATGCAGACACTTTCCTCTTGGACACCCCAGCGCCCAATGAGGAAGGAGGCTTGCGCAATGCCATCACCGGCTCGCTGGTCATGGTCGGGTTGGCCACGTTCGTCGGTTCGCCGATAGGCATCCTGACCGGGATTTTTCTGGCGGAGTTCGACGGTCGTCTCGCAGCCGTCACGCGCTTCGTCAACGACATCCTGCTTTCCGCGCCGTCGATCGTCGTCGGGTTGTTCGTTTACGCCGTGGTTGTCGCCCCCACCCACACCTTTTCCGCCTATGCAGGAGGAGTTGCTCTGGCTTTGCTGGTGATTCCCGTTGTCACCCGCACGACGGAAAACATGCTGCGCCTCGTTCCCAATGGCCTGCGGGAAGCAGCCTATGCCCTGGGTTGCCCCAAGTGGAAGATGGTCTGGGGGGTGGCGATGCGTGCGGCGCGGGCGGGGGTGGTCACCGGCGTGCTGCTTGCCGTGGCGCGCATTTCCGGGGAAACGGCTCCTTTGCTCTTCACGGCCTTGAGCCACCAGTTTTCAAGCTGGAACCTGGGCGCGCCAATGGCTAGCCTACCGGTCACGATCTTCAAATTTGCCATGAGCCCCTACGAAAATTGGCGGGAGCTGGCCTGGGCCGGGGTGTTCCTCATTACGATGGTCGTGCTGGGGCTGAACATCATCGCCAGAATATGGGTTCGATCCCGTGCATGA
- the pstC gene encoding phosphate ABC transporter permease subunit PstC: protein MGQDAIGQAATQSTSKTASLSASRNSSLGASFGTSLGQWADRAFAWLAHGAALFTLGSLLAILASLTVGAWPAIVEYGADFLVTAKWDPVAEEFGGLVMIVGTVATSLIAVLIAVPVSFGIALFLTELSPTWLRQPLGTAIELLAAIPSIVYGMWGLLVMGPVLAEFVQIPLQNALAGTVLAGLVSGPPVGIGIFAAGFILAIMIIPYIAAVMRDVFEVTPPMLKESAYGLGATTWEVVWTVVLPYTKAGVVGGIMLGLGRAIGETMAVTFVIGNFNQMNSLSLFEAANSITSALANEFAEAAPGMHQASLMYLGLVLFFITFLVLTASKLLLGQLRKREGATT, encoded by the coding sequence ATGGGGCAGGACGCAATAGGGCAAGCGGCAACGCAATCCACATCCAAGACTGCATCCTTGAGCGCATCCAGAAATTCCTCGCTGGGCGCCTCTTTCGGTACTTCGCTAGGCCAGTGGGCGGATCGGGCTTTTGCCTGGCTCGCCCACGGGGCTGCCTTGTTTACGCTGGGTAGCCTGCTGGCCATTCTTGCTTCGTTGACTGTAGGAGCATGGCCCGCGATCGTCGAGTACGGCGCGGACTTTTTGGTGACTGCGAAGTGGGACCCCGTTGCAGAAGAGTTTGGCGGGTTGGTCATGATCGTCGGCACGGTGGCGACCTCGTTGATTGCCGTGCTCATCGCCGTCCCGGTCAGTTTTGGCATTGCGCTGTTTCTGACGGAGTTATCCCCTACCTGGCTGCGCCAGCCTTTGGGCACCGCCATTGAGCTGCTTGCCGCCATTCCCTCGATCGTCTATGGCATGTGGGGGTTGCTCGTCATGGGCCCCGTGCTGGCCGAATTCGTGCAGATTCCCTTGCAGAACGCCCTGGCTGGCACGGTCTTGGCAGGACTGGTTTCCGGCCCTCCCGTCGGGATCGGTATCTTCGCCGCCGGGTTCATCCTTGCGATCATGATCATTCCGTATATCGCTGCTGTAATGCGTGACGTTTTTGAAGTGACCCCGCCGATGCTCAAGGAATCCGCCTACGGGCTGGGCGCTACGACGTGGGAAGTCGTCTGGACGGTGGTATTGCCGTACACCAAGGCGGGCGTTGTCGGCGGGATCATGCTGGGGTTGGGTCGTGCCATCGGCGAAACGATGGCCGTGACGTTCGTCATCGGCAATTTCAATCAGATGAATTCGCTCAGTTTGTTCGAAGCGGCCAACAGCATTACTTCCGCCTTGGCCAACGAATTTGCCGAAGCAGCGCCGGGGATGCACCAGGCCAGCCTGATGTACCTGGGGCTTGTATTGTTTTTCATCACATTTCTGGTGCTCACGGCCTCCAAGCTGTTGCTTGGGCAGTTGCGCAAAAGAGAAGGGGCCACTACGTGA